The following are encoded in a window of Apis mellifera strain DH4 linkage group LG10, Amel_HAv3.1, whole genome shotgun sequence genomic DNA:
- the LOC726265 gene encoding lysM and putative peptidoglycan-binding domain-containing protein 2, translating to MERNGAREMEERMCIRDTGKTLKKYGSTAKHITRNENLLKHTVSTTDTLQGIALKYGVTTEQIRRVNRLWASDSLFLREHLFIPINPESPLSLDNTEEIEHNIVQNVSSPSSITSSIDDDSSVNDFLAKMDSSIANAKKEVKRTQGNSEFCTEDNDIYVQSHRTSSKLRNSFPITSNTYTVPSASESLRPSSSDMHNFPTAVVMTQGRKVKTSLQRLQQQQDEIFQL from the exons atggaACGAAATGGCGCGAGAGAAATGGAAGAACGAATGTGCATAAGAGATACTGGAAAAACACTGAAAAAATATGGTAGTACAGCTAAACATATtacaagaaatgaaaatttattaaaacatactGTATCAACAACTGATACTCTTCAAGGAATTGCTCTAAAATATGGAGTtaca actGAACAAATAAGAAGAGTGAACAGATTATGGGCTTCTGATAGTTTATTCTTACgggaacatttatttattcctattaATCCAGAAAGTCCATTATCATTAGATAATACTGAAGAAATTGAACATAATATAGttcaaaat gtttCTAGTCCATCTTCAATAACATCATCTATAGATGATGATAGTTcagttaatgattttttagcTAAAATGGATTCTTCTATAGCCAATGCTAAAAAAGAAGTTAAACGTACTCAGGGGAATAGTGA attttgcaCTGaggataatgatatttatgtaCAATCACATAGAACATCTTCTAAATTACGTAATTCATTTCCTATAACTTCAAATACATATACAGTACCATCTGCTTCAGAATCATTAAGACCATCTTCTAGTGACATGCATAACTTTCCAACTGCTGTAGTTATGACTCAGGGTAGAAAAGTGAAAACATCATTACAAAGACTTCAACAACAGCAAGATGAAATATTCCAGTTGTag
- the LOC412710 gene encoding trafficking protein particle complex subunit 3, translated as MSRTSTKLDSKKVNSELFTLTYGALVAQLLKDYENIEDVNKQLERMGYNMGIRLIEDFLARTGSGRCYDFRDTAEKIQTGFKIFLGITPTITNWSAAGDEFSLCFEANPLTEFVELPDHCLNLKYCNVLIGILRGACEMVQMEIACWFVQDQLKNDNVTELRVKFIKRLEDAIPAGED; from the exons atgtcaCGAACAAGTACGAAACTTGACTCGAAAAAAGtt aattcagaattatttacattgaCATATGGAGCACTAGTAgctcaattattaaaagattatgaaaatatagaagatgtaaataaacaattagaaAGAATGGGTTACAATATGGGTATTCGTTTAATAGAAGATTTCTTAGCTCGAACTGGATCTGGACGATGTTATGATTTTCGAGATACGGCCGAAAAAATACAAActggttttaaaatatttttgggaATAACACCAACAATTACAAATTGGAGTGCTGCTGgtgatgaattttctttatgttTTGAAGCAAATCCATTAACAGAATTTGTTGAATTACCAGatcattgtttaaatttaaaatattgtaatgtattaattggaatattaaGAGGTGCTTGTGAAATGGTACAAATGGAAATTGCTTGTTGGTTTGTACAAGACCaactaaaaaatgataatgtaaCTGAATTGcgtgttaaatttattaaaagattagaaGATGCTATTCCAGCAGgtgaagattaa
- the LOC551463 gene encoding decaprenyl-diphosphate synthase subunit 2: protein MFTNKIVFTLLRNGNITRAILCNDHNVYCEKNVHISVQNKFHLHKLNKVEAKLTGSQKPDWNRAVSEAEKIVGYPTSFLSLRWLLSDEIANVALHLRKLVGSNHPLLKIAKSIIYNGRNNMQAWGLIVLLISKAAGHLGVDDIEEDKAAGVLHSQRALAEVTEMIRTSHLVHKGLVNIGSDVYFETSELNDMNFGNKIALLSGDYLLANSCAELANLRNQDIVELMSSAVRDLAEAEFVGRRDNQNNPLPSIPPENCKDYAVKEWTLRNVLSAGALLGKSCKGTLKLAGHSNEIQEQGYNFGKHLALAWQACLDLGPFNTKDQNITFSLCSAPIMFHIEHDPSILIEIDKGLECVNNVDYAKIHKIVMSGPGIELTKQLQKRHSQKAMEVLSVFEKNDARTALYNIIAAMGDF from the exons ATGTTTACgaacaaaattgtatttactttattgagaaatggaaatataacTAGAGCAATTTTATGCAATGATCATAATgtatattgtgaaaaaaatgtgCATATTTCTGTACAAAACAAATTCCATTtacataaattgaataaagtcGAAGCAAAACTTACAGGAAGTCAAAAGCCAGATTGGAATAGAGCTGTTTCAGAAGcagaaaaaattgttggatATCCAACATCATTTTTAAGTCTACGATGGCTCTTAAGTGATGAAATAGCAAATGTAGCTTTACATTTAAGGAAGTTAGTAGGATCTAATCATCCTTTGTTAAAAATAGCTAa aagtattatttataatggacGCAATAACATGCAAGCATGGGGtcttattgtattattaatttcaaaagctGCTGGTCATTTAGGTGTAGATGATATAGAAGAAGATAAAGCAGCAGGTGTTCTTCACag TCAACGAGCTTTAGCAGAAGTAACTGAAATGATACGTACTAGTCATCTTGTTCATAAAGGATTAGTAAATATAGGATCTGatgtttattttgaaacatctgagttaaatgatatgaattttggtaataaaattgcattattaagTGGAGATTATTTATTAGCAAACTCTTGTGCTGAATTAGCAAATCTTCGCAATCaagat attgtaGAATTAATGTCAAGTGCTGTAAGAGATTTAGCAGAGGCAGAATTTGTAGGCCGCAGAGATAACCAAAATAATCCTTTACCTTCTATACCGCctgaaaattgtaaagattATGCAGTAAAGGAATGGACTCTTAGAAATGTTTTAAGTGCTGGTGCTTTACTAGGAAAATCTTGTAAAGGTACATTAAAATTAGCAGGACATAGCAATGAAATACAAGAACAAGGTTACAATTTTGGAAAACATTTAGCATTGGCTTGGCAAGCTTGTTTAGATTTAGGCCCATTTAATACAAAAGatcaaaatataacatttagtCTGTGTTCTGCGCCAATTATGTTTCATATTGAACATGATCCatcaattttgattgaaattgataaaggTTTGGAATGTGTAAATAATGTAGATTATGCTAAG attcataaaattgttatgAGTGGTCCTGGAATTGAATTAAcaaaacaattacaaaaaagacaTTCACAAAAAGCAATGGAAGTTTTAagtgtatttgaaaaaaatgatgcaAGGAcagcattatataatattatagcaGCCATGGGAgacttttaa
- the LOC412749 gene encoding ATP-binding cassette sub-family B member 7, mitochondrial isoform X1: MLSIILCRRMLRIGYNEKKYWTKSFMMCSIKSRKQIIYYEGIFSHTSICNPIYSTFGIRCCSRNVIDHTQKKKNILQSKSIVTSVKIPLIISGFTGGKSGQQKRDCFHPGVSSLSRECIHFQEKEPIKSKNMIRAMLRYIWPEDDPEIRKRVKIAVGLLITAKALNVGVPFIFKYAIDILNDQYMSTTGTTILNMETAPETVATVITSLLIGYGIARAGAAGFSELRNAVFAKVAQHSIRKIAKNVFLHLHNLDMAFHLSRQTGALSKTIDRGSRGINFVLNAMVFNIIPTVFELSLVSTVLYLKCGGEYASIALGCVGIYSLFTLAITQWRTKFRILMNQAENEASNKAIDSLINYETVKYFNNEKFEAERYDKSLKKYEIASLKTSTSLAMLNFGQNAIFSAALSLIMVLASNNIIEGTMTVGDLVMVNGLLFQLSVPLGFLGSVYREVKQAFIDMQTMFTLMTMDTAIKSKENAMKFNISSNNSNIEFKNISFQYVKDKPIFKDISFTISSGKKIAIVGGSGCGKTTLVRLLYRFFEPQSGGIYINGHNIRDIDLDILRKSIAIVPQDTVLFHESIFYNLHYGNLSKCKEEVFEAAKMANLHDAILKWPKGYNTPVGERGLKLSGGEKQRVAIARAILKNSPILIFDEATSSLDSITEYNILEALRRATVGRTSIVIAHRLSTVMDSDEILVLDNGSLIEKGTHDCLLAMPNSLYSKLWETQHIGILKSTEKKDNCRTPGV; this comes from the exons ATGTTAAGTATTATTCTATGTCGTCGTATGTTACGAATtggatataatgaaaaaaaatattggaccAAATCATTTATGATGTGTTCAATTAAATCTCGAAAACAAATCATTTATTACGAAGGAATATTTTCTCACACTTCTATATGTAATCCAATATATTCTACTTTTGGAATTAgg tgtTGCAGTAGAAATGTAATTGATCATacacagaaaaaaaagaatatacttCAATCAAAGTCAATTGTCACTTCAGTTAAAATTCCACTAATAATTTCTGGATTTACTGGAGGAAAATCAGGACAACAAAAAAGAGATTGTTTTCATCCTGGTGTATCTAGTTTAAGTCGTGAATGTAttcattttcaagaaaaagaaccaattaaatctaaaaatatgattagagCAATGCTTAGATATATTTGGCcagaa gaTGATCCAGAGATCCGAAAAAGAGTTAAAATTGCTGTTGGTCTACTCATTACTGCAAAAGCTTTAAATGTTGGAGTccctttcatttttaaatatgcaatAGATATTCTCAATGATCAATATATGTCAACTACTGGTACTACTATTCTAAATATGGAAACTGCACCAGAGACAGTTGCAACTGTAATAACATCATTACTTATTGGat ATGGAATAGCACGGGCTGGTGCAGCTGGATTTAGTGAATTGCGAAATGCAGTATTTGCAAAAGTTGCACAACATTCTATTCGCAAAATagctaaaaatgtatttttacatttacataatttagatATGGCTTTTCATTTGAGTAGACAAACTGGAGCATTATCTaaa acAATAGATAGAGGAAGTCGtggtataaattttgtattaaatgctatggtatttaatattataccaaCTGTATTTGAATTATCATTAGTTAGTACagtgttatatttaaaatgtggaGGAGAATATGCAAGTATTGCTTTAGGTTGTGTtggaatttattctttattcacaTTAGCAATTACTCAATGGCGAACAAAATTTAGAATCCTTATGAATCAAGCAGAAAATGAAGCAAGTAATAAAGCAATAGATTcacttattaattatgaaacagTAAag tactttaataatgaaaaatttgaagctGAAAGAtatgataaatcattaaaaaaatatgaaatagcaTCACTTAAGACGAGTACTAGTTTAGCAATGTTAAACTTTGGACAAAATGCTATATTTAGTGCTGCCTTGAGTTTAATAATGGTACTAGCATCTAATAACATTATTGAAg GTACTATGACAGTAGGAGATTTAGTAATGGTCAATGGacttttattccaattatcaGTTCCTTTAGGATTTTTAGGTTCTGTATATCGCGAAGTTAAACAAGCTTTTATTGATATGCAAACTATGTTTACTTTGATGACAATGGATACTGCTATTAAg TCTAAAGAAAatgcaatgaaatttaatataagttcgaataattcgaatattgaatttaaaaatattagtttccAATATGTTAAAGATAAacctatttttaaagatattagtTTTACTATTTCAAGTGGCAAAAAGATTGCTATTGTTGGAGGATCTGGTTGTGG taaaacaACATTAGTAAGACTTTTATACCGATTTTTTGAACCACAATCCGgaggaatttatataaatggacataatattcgagatattgacttagatattttaagaaaatcaataGCAATTGTTCCTCAg gatACTGTTCTGTTCcatgaaagtattttttataatcttcattATGGTAATTTATCTAAATGTAAGGAAGAAGTTTTTGAAGCTGCTAAAATGGCAAATTTGCATGATGCTATTCTTAAATGGCCAAAAGGATATAATACACCTGTTGGAGAACGTGGTTTGAAATTAAGTGGTGGTGAAAAACAACGAGTAGCAATAGCTagagcaattttaaaaaatagtccaattttaatttttgatgaagCCACATCATCTTTAGATTCTATCACAGAATAT AATATTCTTGAAGCATTACGCAGAGCAACTGTTGGCCGAACTTCTATTGTTATAGCTCATCGATTATCTACTGTCATGGATTCAGACGAAATTTTAGTATTAGATAATGGtagtttaattgaaaaaggaaCACATGATTGTTTATTAGCTATGCCGAATTCTTTATATAGCAAATTGTGGGAAACACAACATATAGGAATACTCAAATCtactgaaaaaaaagataactgTAGAACTCCAGgagtttga
- the LOC412749 gene encoding ATP-binding cassette sub-family B member 7, mitochondrial isoform X3, with translation MGRTSRKRHQKKKLKIKKIAENEEDSLMHLKSWLLTNNCLSVYNLVPYNFHITGRGLKTLKDIKVNDILIKIPYEILITTCTLSQSNCCSRNVIDHTQKKKNILQSKSIVTSVKIPLIISGFTGGKSGQQKRDCFHPGVSSLSRECIHFQEKEPIKSKNMIRAMLRYIWPEDDPEIRKRVKIAVGLLITAKALNVGVPFIFKYAIDILNDQYMSTTGTTILNMETAPETVATVITSLLIGYGIARAGAAGFSELRNAVFAKVAQHSIRKIAKNVFLHLHNLDMAFHLSRQTGALSKTIDRGSRGINFVLNAMVFNIIPTVFELSLVSTVLYLKCGGEYASIALGCVGIYSLFTLAITQWRTKFRILMNQAENEASNKAIDSLINYETVKYFNNEKFEAERYDKSLKKYEIASLKTSTSLAMLNFGQNAIFSAALSLIMVLASNNIIEGTMTVGDLVMVNGLLFQLSVPLGFLGSVYREVKQAFIDMQTMFTLMTMDTAIKSKENAMKFNISSNNSNIEFKNISFQYVKDKPIFKDISFTISSGKKIAIVGGSGCGKTTLVRLLYRFFEPQSGGIYINGHNIRDIDLDILRKSIAIVPQDTVLFHESIFYNLHYGNLSKCKEEVFEAAKMANLHDAILKWPKGYNTPVGERGLKLSGGEKQRVAIARAILKNSPILIFDEATSSLDSITEYNILEALRRATVGRTSIVIAHRLSTVMDSDEILVLDNGSLIEKGTHDCLLAMPNSLYSKLWETQHIGILKSTEKKDNCRTPGV, from the exons ATGGGTAGAACTTCAAGAAAACGTCATCAAAAGAAGaagctaaaaattaaaaaaatagcagAAAACGAAGAAGACAGTCTGATGCATCTTAAATCTTggttattaacaaataactgTTTATCTGTTTATAATTTAGTTCCATATAACTTTCATATTACTGGTAGaggattaaaaacattaaaagatattaaagttaatgatatcttaattaaaataccttacgaaattttaataacaacatGCACTTTATCTCAAAGCaat tgtTGCAGTAGAAATGTAATTGATCATacacagaaaaaaaagaatatacttCAATCAAAGTCAATTGTCACTTCAGTTAAAATTCCACTAATAATTTCTGGATTTACTGGAGGAAAATCAGGACAACAAAAAAGAGATTGTTTTCATCCTGGTGTATCTAGTTTAAGTCGTGAATGTAttcattttcaagaaaaagaaccaattaaatctaaaaatatgattagagCAATGCTTAGATATATTTGGCcagaa gaTGATCCAGAGATCCGAAAAAGAGTTAAAATTGCTGTTGGTCTACTCATTACTGCAAAAGCTTTAAATGTTGGAGTccctttcatttttaaatatgcaatAGATATTCTCAATGATCAATATATGTCAACTACTGGTACTACTATTCTAAATATGGAAACTGCACCAGAGACAGTTGCAACTGTAATAACATCATTACTTATTGGat ATGGAATAGCACGGGCTGGTGCAGCTGGATTTAGTGAATTGCGAAATGCAGTATTTGCAAAAGTTGCACAACATTCTATTCGCAAAATagctaaaaatgtatttttacatttacataatttagatATGGCTTTTCATTTGAGTAGACAAACTGGAGCATTATCTaaa acAATAGATAGAGGAAGTCGtggtataaattttgtattaaatgctatggtatttaatattataccaaCTGTATTTGAATTATCATTAGTTAGTACagtgttatatttaaaatgtggaGGAGAATATGCAAGTATTGCTTTAGGTTGTGTtggaatttattctttattcacaTTAGCAATTACTCAATGGCGAACAAAATTTAGAATCCTTATGAATCAAGCAGAAAATGAAGCAAGTAATAAAGCAATAGATTcacttattaattatgaaacagTAAag tactttaataatgaaaaatttgaagctGAAAGAtatgataaatcattaaaaaaatatgaaatagcaTCACTTAAGACGAGTACTAGTTTAGCAATGTTAAACTTTGGACAAAATGCTATATTTAGTGCTGCCTTGAGTTTAATAATGGTACTAGCATCTAATAACATTATTGAAg GTACTATGACAGTAGGAGATTTAGTAATGGTCAATGGacttttattccaattatcaGTTCCTTTAGGATTTTTAGGTTCTGTATATCGCGAAGTTAAACAAGCTTTTATTGATATGCAAACTATGTTTACTTTGATGACAATGGATACTGCTATTAAg TCTAAAGAAAatgcaatgaaatttaatataagttcgaataattcgaatattgaatttaaaaatattagtttccAATATGTTAAAGATAAacctatttttaaagatattagtTTTACTATTTCAAGTGGCAAAAAGATTGCTATTGTTGGAGGATCTGGTTGTGG taaaacaACATTAGTAAGACTTTTATACCGATTTTTTGAACCACAATCCGgaggaatttatataaatggacataatattcgagatattgacttagatattttaagaaaatcaataGCAATTGTTCCTCAg gatACTGTTCTGTTCcatgaaagtattttttataatcttcattATGGTAATTTATCTAAATGTAAGGAAGAAGTTTTTGAAGCTGCTAAAATGGCAAATTTGCATGATGCTATTCTTAAATGGCCAAAAGGATATAATACACCTGTTGGAGAACGTGGTTTGAAATTAAGTGGTGGTGAAAAACAACGAGTAGCAATAGCTagagcaattttaaaaaatagtccaattttaatttttgatgaagCCACATCATCTTTAGATTCTATCACAGAATAT AATATTCTTGAAGCATTACGCAGAGCAACTGTTGGCCGAACTTCTATTGTTATAGCTCATCGATTATCTACTGTCATGGATTCAGACGAAATTTTAGTATTAGATAATGGtagtttaattgaaaaaggaaCACATGATTGTTTATTAGCTATGCCGAATTCTTTATATAGCAAATTGTGGGAAACACAACATATAGGAATACTCAAATCtactgaaaaaaaagataactgTAGAACTCCAGgagtttga
- the LOC412749 gene encoding ATP-binding cassette sub-family B member 7, mitochondrial isoform X2 produces the protein MIRAMLRYIWPEDDPEIRKRVKIAVGLLITAKALNVGVPFIFKYAIDILNDQYMSTTGTTILNMETAPETVATVITSLLIGYGIARAGAAGFSELRNAVFAKVAQHSIRKIAKNVFLHLHNLDMAFHLSRQTGALSKTIDRGSRGINFVLNAMVFNIIPTVFELSLVSTVLYLKCGGEYASIALGCVGIYSLFTLAITQWRTKFRILMNQAENEASNKAIDSLINYETVKYFNNEKFEAERYDKSLKKYEIASLKTSTSLAMLNFGQNAIFSAALSLIMVLASNNIIEGTMTVGDLVMVNGLLFQLSVPLGFLGSVYREVKQAFIDMQTMFTLMTMDTAIKSKENAMKFNISSNNSNIEFKNISFQYVKDKPIFKDISFTISSGKKIAIVGGSGCGKTTLVRLLYRFFEPQSGGIYINGHNIRDIDLDILRKSIAIVPQDTVLFHESIFYNLHYGNLSKCKEEVFEAAKMANLHDAILKWPKGYNTPVGERGLKLSGGEKQRVAIARAILKNSPILIFDEATSSLDSITEYNILEALRRATVGRTSIVIAHRLSTVMDSDEILVLDNGSLIEKGTHDCLLAMPNSLYSKLWETQHIGILKSTEKKDNCRTPGV, from the exons atgattagagCAATGCTTAGATATATTTGGCcagaa gaTGATCCAGAGATCCGAAAAAGAGTTAAAATTGCTGTTGGTCTACTCATTACTGCAAAAGCTTTAAATGTTGGAGTccctttcatttttaaatatgcaatAGATATTCTCAATGATCAATATATGTCAACTACTGGTACTACTATTCTAAATATGGAAACTGCACCAGAGACAGTTGCAACTGTAATAACATCATTACTTATTGGat ATGGAATAGCACGGGCTGGTGCAGCTGGATTTAGTGAATTGCGAAATGCAGTATTTGCAAAAGTTGCACAACATTCTATTCGCAAAATagctaaaaatgtatttttacatttacataatttagatATGGCTTTTCATTTGAGTAGACAAACTGGAGCATTATCTaaa acAATAGATAGAGGAAGTCGtggtataaattttgtattaaatgctatggtatttaatattataccaaCTGTATTTGAATTATCATTAGTTAGTACagtgttatatttaaaatgtggaGGAGAATATGCAAGTATTGCTTTAGGTTGTGTtggaatttattctttattcacaTTAGCAATTACTCAATGGCGAACAAAATTTAGAATCCTTATGAATCAAGCAGAAAATGAAGCAAGTAATAAAGCAATAGATTcacttattaattatgaaacagTAAag tactttaataatgaaaaatttgaagctGAAAGAtatgataaatcattaaaaaaatatgaaatagcaTCACTTAAGACGAGTACTAGTTTAGCAATGTTAAACTTTGGACAAAATGCTATATTTAGTGCTGCCTTGAGTTTAATAATGGTACTAGCATCTAATAACATTATTGAAg GTACTATGACAGTAGGAGATTTAGTAATGGTCAATGGacttttattccaattatcaGTTCCTTTAGGATTTTTAGGTTCTGTATATCGCGAAGTTAAACAAGCTTTTATTGATATGCAAACTATGTTTACTTTGATGACAATGGATACTGCTATTAAg TCTAAAGAAAatgcaatgaaatttaatataagttcgaataattcgaatattgaatttaaaaatattagtttccAATATGTTAAAGATAAacctatttttaaagatattagtTTTACTATTTCAAGTGGCAAAAAGATTGCTATTGTTGGAGGATCTGGTTGTGG taaaacaACATTAGTAAGACTTTTATACCGATTTTTTGAACCACAATCCGgaggaatttatataaatggacataatattcgagatattgacttagatattttaagaaaatcaataGCAATTGTTCCTCAg gatACTGTTCTGTTCcatgaaagtattttttataatcttcattATGGTAATTTATCTAAATGTAAGGAAGAAGTTTTTGAAGCTGCTAAAATGGCAAATTTGCATGATGCTATTCTTAAATGGCCAAAAGGATATAATACACCTGTTGGAGAACGTGGTTTGAAATTAAGTGGTGGTGAAAAACAACGAGTAGCAATAGCTagagcaattttaaaaaatagtccaattttaatttttgatgaagCCACATCATCTTTAGATTCTATCACAGAATAT AATATTCTTGAAGCATTACGCAGAGCAACTGTTGGCCGAACTTCTATTGTTATAGCTCATCGATTATCTACTGTCATGGATTCAGACGAAATTTTAGTATTAGATAATGGtagtttaattgaaaaaggaaCACATGATTGTTTATTAGCTATGCCGAATTCTTTATATAGCAAATTGTGGGAAACACAACATATAGGAATACTCAAATCtactgaaaaaaaagataactgTAGAACTCCAGgagtttga